From the genome of Pseudomonas sp. FP453:
CAAGCCGCCCTCGGCCAACGTGACGTGATCGTACGTGCCGCCGATGGCCTGGCCGGCCAGGAACCCGACTCGCTGGACGTAGTACTGTGCAACCCACCGTTCCACCAGCAGCAGGTGGTCGGCGACTTCCTCGCCTGGCGCATGTTCCAGCAGGCACGGGAAACGTTGGTGGTGGGCGGCGCCCTTTATATCGTCGGCAACCGTCACTTGGGTTATCACACCAAGCTGGCCCGCCTGTTTCGCGGCGTAGAACAAGTCGCCACCACGCCAAAATTCGTGATCCTCAAAGCGCGCAAATAAAAAAACCCTGCCGCTCTTGCGAGGGGCAGGGTTGAAAGGCCGGGCCATCAAGCCCGGTTGGGATGTCAGTGTGTGCTCAGACCCGCCGCATTCATGAACATGCGCATCAGGCTGGCCACGACAAACAGGGCCAGCACGCTGCCGGTCCAGATCATCGCCAACCACCCCAGGCGCCGCCACAGTGGCTGTTTCTCGGCCTGTTCAATCTCATGCAACGAAGGTTTGCCGGACATGGAACGACCCTCCTAGTGATAACCGTCTTCGTGGGTGACCTTGCCGCGGAACACGTAGTAGCTCCAGAAGGTGTAGCCCAGGATGAACGGGATGATGAACAACGTGCCCACCAGCATGAAACCCTGGCTTTGCGGCGGCGCGGCGGCATCCCAGATCGACACGGACGGCGGGATGATGTTTGGCCACAGGCTGATCCCCAGGCCGCTGTAGCCAAGGAAGATCAGCACCAGCGTCAGCAGGAACGGCGTGTAGTGCGCATTGCGTGCCACCGCGCGGATCAAGCCGTACAGGGTCACCAGCACCAGGATCGGCACCGGCAGGAACCAGAACAGATTCGGCAGGGTGAACCAGCGTGCGGCGATTTCCGGGTGCGCCAGCGGCGTCCAGATACTGACAATGCCAATCACCGCCAACAGTGCGAAGGCCAACGGCCGCCCCAGGTTGTGCATCTTTTCCTGCAACGAACCTTCGGTCTTCATGATCAGCCAGGTACAGCCCAGCAGCGCGTAGGCCACGATCAGCGCCACACCGCAGAACATCGTGAAGGGCGTGGCCCAGTCCAGCGAGCCGCCGGCGAACTGGCGGTCCACCACCGGGATGCCATCGATGAACGCCCCCAGCGCCACGCCCTGGAAGAACGTCGCCGCCAGCGAGCCGCCGATAAACGCCTTGTCCCACAGGTGACGTTTATCATCCTTGGCCTTGAAGCGGAACTCGAAGGCCACGCCACGGAAGATCAGGCCGATCAGCATCAGGATCAGCGGCAGGTACAGCGCCGACAACACCACCGAATACGCCAGCGGGAACGCGCCGAACAACGCCGCACCACCGAGGACCAGCCAGGTTTCGTTGCCGTCCCACACCGGGGCGACGGTGTTCATCATCACGTCACGGTCGACCTTGCCCGGGATAAACGGAAAGAGGATGCCGATACCCAGGTCGAAGCCGTCCATGACCACGTACATCATGATGCCGAAGATGATGATCACGGCCCAGATCAGCGGAAGATCAATACCCATCTCAATGCCCCTTGTGCTGGATGTGGGTGTGGTCGTCATCGCTGCCATCATCGGCGGCAGACAACGGACGGGCTGGCGTGCGTTTCTGGCCAGGACCACCGTGGGTCGGCTCATCGCCTTCGTGGGTCTGCGGACCTTTGCGCACCAGGCGCATCATGTAGCCCAGACCGGCACCGAACAGCGCGAAGTACACCACCACGAACAACACCAGCGTAATCGTCATCTGCACCAGGCTATGCCCGGAGGACGCATCCGCCGTGCGCATCAGGCCGTAGACCACCCACGGCTGACGGCCGATTTCCGTGGTGAACCAGCCGGCGAGAATCGCGATCAACCCGGACGGGCCCATCCACAACGCCAGGTACAGGAACGGCTTGGACGTGTACATCTTGTCGCCCCGGCGCAGCCACAGGCTGAACAGACCGGTGAAGATCATCAGGAAGCCCAGGCCGACCATGACCCGGAACGACCAGAACACGACGGTCGAATTGGGACGGTCTTCAGGCGGGAACTCCTTGAGGGCCGGCACCTGTTTATCCAGGGAGTGGGTCAGGATCAGGCTGCCCAGGTAGGGGATTTCGACGGCGTACTTGGTCTTTTCCGCCTTCATGTCCGGCCAGCCGAACAGGATCAGCGGAGTCGGCTCGTTGCCTTTGTTTTCCCAGTGGCCCTCAATCGCGGCGATTTTCGCCGGTTGGTGCTTCAGGGTATTGAGGCCGTGGAAGTCACCGATCACCGCCTGGATAGGCGCGACGATCAGGGCCATCCACATCGCCATCGAGAGCATCTTGCGGATTGCCGGGTTGTCCTTGCCGCGCAGCAGGTGCCAGGCGGCCGAGGAGCCGACGAAAAACGCGGTGGCCACAAACGCGGCCGTGGCCATGTGCGCCAGGCGGTACGGGAAGAACGGGTTGAAGATCACCGCCAGCCAATCGGTGGGAATGACCCGGCCGTCGATGATTTCGAAGCCCTGGGGCGTCTGCATCCAGCTGTTGGACGCAAGGATCCAGAAGGTGGAGATCAACGTACCGACGGCCACCATCACCGTGGCGAAAAAGTGCAGCTTGCGCCCCACCTTGTTCCAGCCGAACAGCATTACCCCAAGGAAACCGGCCTCAAGGAAGAAGGCCGTGAGCACTTCGTACGTCAGAAGCGGCCCGGTAACGGCGCCAGCGAAGTCCGAGAAGCGGCTCCAATTGGTGCCGAACTGGTAGGCCATGACCAAGCCAGACACCACGCCCATGCCGAAGTTGACGGCAAAGATTTTCGACCAGAAATGGTAGAGGTCGCGGTAGGTGTCGTTGTGGGTCTTGAGCCACAGGCCTTCCAGCACCGCAAGGTAACTGGCCAGGCCGATGGTGATCGCCGGGAACAGGATGTGGAATGAGATGGTGAACGCGAATTGAATTCGGGCGAGATCTAGCGCCTCCAAACCGAACATAAGTCTTCCTCTGTCAGGTAATACCGGCTGCTGGCGGGAGCCTGCACCCACTGCCCCCACGGATATGGAGTCTGGCG
Proteins encoded in this window:
- a CDS encoding cytochrome ubiquinol oxidase subunit I; its protein translation is MFGLEALDLARIQFAFTISFHILFPAITIGLASYLAVLEGLWLKTHNDTYRDLYHFWSKIFAVNFGMGVVSGLVMAYQFGTNWSRFSDFAGAVTGPLLTYEVLTAFFLEAGFLGVMLFGWNKVGRKLHFFATVMVAVGTLISTFWILASNSWMQTPQGFEIIDGRVIPTDWLAVIFNPFFPYRLAHMATAAFVATAFFVGSSAAWHLLRGKDNPAIRKMLSMAMWMALIVAPIQAVIGDFHGLNTLKHQPAKIAAIEGHWENKGNEPTPLILFGWPDMKAEKTKYAVEIPYLGSLILTHSLDKQVPALKEFPPEDRPNSTVVFWSFRVMVGLGFLMIFTGLFSLWLRRGDKMYTSKPFLYLALWMGPSGLIAILAGWFTTEIGRQPWVVYGLMRTADASSGHSLVQMTITLVLFVVVYFALFGAGLGYMMRLVRKGPQTHEGDEPTHGGPGQKRTPARPLSAADDGSDDDHTHIQHKGH
- the cydB gene encoding cytochrome d ubiquinol oxidase subunit II translates to MGIDLPLIWAVIIIFGIMMYVVMDGFDLGIGILFPFIPGKVDRDVMMNTVAPVWDGNETWLVLGGAALFGAFPLAYSVVLSALYLPLILMLIGLIFRGVAFEFRFKAKDDKRHLWDKAFIGGSLAATFFQGVALGAFIDGIPVVDRQFAGGSLDWATPFTMFCGVALIVAYALLGCTWLIMKTEGSLQEKMHNLGRPLAFALLAVIGIVSIWTPLAHPEIAARWFTLPNLFWFLPVPILVLVTLYGLIRAVARNAHYTPFLLTLVLIFLGYSGLGISLWPNIIPPSVSIWDAAAPPQSQGFMLVGTLFIIPFILGYTFWSYYVFRGKVTHEDGYH
- a CDS encoding DUF2474 domain-containing protein; this encodes MSGKPSLHEIEQAEKQPLWRRLGWLAMIWTGSVLALFVVASLMRMFMNAAGLSTH